From a region of the Pseudoxanthomonas sp. X-1 genome:
- a CDS encoding efflux RND transporter permease subunit: MNFSAWAIRRPLPALMLFFVLCVAGLWGFHELPVARFPDIAFPMTTVTVTQPGASPSQLEAEVTRKVEDSVATINNVKRVMSTVSEGVSTTSIEFQLEADLGTALDDTRDAVTRIRTDLPQDIQEPVISKVDIGGSLMTYAVVAPRMSPDEASWFVDREIARAMYGVPGVARVTRVGGVERQVRVDLDPNALLAFGITAGDVSQQLARIQVERAGGKAELDGAQQTIRTLGTVADAQALRDYSISLPDGRSVRLSALATVTDAAADPSEAALLDGKHVVAFSMSRTRGSSEVKVEAGVHKALDALKAAHPGVDFRLVTTAIDETHRSYDSSMTMLYEGALLALLVVWAFLRDWRATWVSALALPLSIIPTFAVMHWFGFTLNMITLLALSVVVGILVDDAIVEIENIVRHLRMGKPPLEAAREAAGEIGNAVIATSLTLAAVFVPVAFMPGIAGKFFREFGWTAATAVLFSLLVARLLTPMMAAYLLKPHGEEKAESRLMTWYLGWVDAALRHRGRTLWIATGLFVASLALVPLIPATFIPQSDLGRSNLSLELPPGTRLEDTVAVAERARALLKGIPELKQVYTAVGSVLDLGDPSTTGVADPRKATLVLDWGAANTRKRDQRALERDARARLADLPGVRVSYVSSEPGNLLQLVLSGDDPQRLQDASLALERDLRNIPGLGSVTSTASLLRPEIQIVPNPARAADLGVSTADIAEAARIATAGDYEQRLAKLNLPDRQVPIRVGFSEATLSNPALIGQLRVPGRYGPVPLAAVADIEPGSGPSQISRYQRQRNVTLTAELNGRPLGEVMDTVQKLPSVQHLPPGVSFLNTGDAEVFVELFVGFLLAMAAGIACIYMVLLLLFNHALMPMTILIAVPLCAGGAFGALLLTQNMLSLPALIGLLMLIGIATKNSILLVDYAVIAEDEHGLSQHDALIDACRKRAQPIIMTTLAMGAGMMPIALGFAGDSSFRAPMAIAVIGGLVTSTLLSLIVIPAAFTLIDDIGEWLSRKLRRRSSHPDASAASHPGT; this comes from the coding sequence ATGAACTTCTCCGCCTGGGCCATTCGCCGGCCGCTGCCGGCGCTGATGCTGTTCTTCGTGCTGTGCGTGGCCGGCCTGTGGGGCTTCCACGAACTTCCCGTCGCGCGCTTCCCCGACATCGCCTTCCCGATGACCACCGTCACGGTGACCCAGCCGGGCGCCTCGCCCAGCCAGCTGGAGGCCGAGGTCACGCGCAAGGTCGAGGACTCGGTGGCGACGATCAACAACGTCAAGCGCGTGATGTCCACCGTCAGCGAGGGCGTCAGCACCACCAGCATCGAGTTCCAGCTGGAGGCCGACCTCGGCACCGCGCTGGACGACACCCGCGATGCGGTCACCCGCATCCGCACCGACCTGCCGCAGGACATCCAGGAACCGGTGATCTCCAAGGTGGACATCGGCGGCTCGCTGATGACCTACGCGGTGGTCGCCCCGCGGATGAGCCCGGACGAAGCCAGCTGGTTCGTCGACCGCGAGATCGCGCGCGCGATGTACGGCGTGCCCGGCGTGGCGCGGGTCACGCGCGTGGGCGGCGTGGAGCGCCAGGTGCGCGTGGACCTGGATCCGAACGCCCTGCTCGCCTTCGGCATCACCGCCGGCGACGTCTCCCAGCAGCTGGCCAGGATCCAGGTCGAGCGCGCCGGCGGCAAGGCCGAGCTGGACGGCGCGCAACAGACCATCCGCACCCTGGGCACCGTGGCCGATGCGCAGGCGCTGCGCGACTACTCGATCAGCCTGCCGGACGGGCGCTCGGTGCGCCTGTCGGCGCTGGCCACCGTCACCGACGCCGCCGCCGATCCGAGCGAGGCCGCGCTGCTGGACGGCAAGCACGTGGTCGCGTTCTCGATGTCGCGCACGCGCGGCTCCAGCGAGGTCAAGGTCGAGGCCGGCGTGCACAAGGCGCTGGACGCGCTCAAGGCTGCTCATCCCGGCGTGGACTTCCGCCTGGTCACCACCGCCATCGACGAGACCCATCGCTCCTACGATTCGTCGATGACCATGCTCTACGAGGGCGCGCTGCTGGCGCTGCTGGTGGTGTGGGCGTTCCTGCGCGACTGGCGCGCGACCTGGGTCTCGGCGCTGGCCCTGCCGCTGTCGATCATCCCGACCTTCGCGGTGATGCACTGGTTCGGCTTCACGCTCAACATGATCACCCTGCTGGCGCTGTCGGTGGTGGTCGGCATCCTGGTCGACGATGCGATCGTGGAGATCGAGAACATCGTGCGCCACCTGCGCATGGGCAAGCCGCCGCTGGAGGCCGCGCGCGAGGCCGCCGGCGAGATCGGCAACGCCGTCATCGCCACCTCGCTGACGCTGGCGGCGGTGTTCGTGCCGGTGGCCTTCATGCCCGGCATCGCCGGCAAGTTCTTCCGCGAGTTCGGCTGGACCGCGGCCACCGCGGTGCTGTTCTCGCTGCTGGTCGCGCGCCTGCTCACGCCGATGATGGCCGCCTACCTGCTCAAGCCGCACGGCGAGGAGAAGGCCGAATCGCGGCTGATGACCTGGTACCTGGGCTGGGTGGACGCGGCGCTGCGCCACCGCGGGCGCACGCTGTGGATCGCCACGGGGCTGTTCGTCGCCTCGCTGGCGCTGGTGCCGCTGATCCCGGCGACCTTCATCCCGCAGTCCGACCTGGGCCGCAGCAACCTCAGCCTGGAGCTACCGCCCGGCACGCGGCTGGAGGACACCGTGGCCGTGGCCGAACGTGCCCGCGCCCTGCTCAAGGGCATCCCCGAACTCAAGCAGGTCTATACCGCGGTGGGCAGCGTGCTGGACCTGGGCGATCCGTCCACCACCGGCGTGGCCGATCCGCGCAAGGCGACCCTGGTGCTGGACTGGGGCGCGGCCAACACGCGCAAGCGCGACCAGCGCGCGCTGGAGCGCGACGCGCGGGCGCGCCTGGCCGATCTGCCCGGCGTGCGCGTGAGCTATGTCAGCTCCGAGCCGGGCAACCTGCTGCAGCTGGTGCTGTCCGGCGACGACCCGCAGCGCCTGCAGGACGCCTCGCTGGCGCTGGAACGCGACCTGCGCAACATCCCGGGCCTGGGCAGCGTGACCTCGACCGCCTCACTGCTGCGCCCGGAGATCCAGATCGTGCCCAATCCGGCGCGCGCGGCCGACCTGGGCGTGTCCACCGCCGACATCGCCGAGGCCGCGCGCATCGCGACCGCCGGCGACTACGAGCAGCGCCTGGCCAAGCTCAACCTGCCCGATCGCCAGGTTCCGATCCGCGTGGGCTTCTCCGAGGCGACGCTGTCCAATCCGGCGCTGATCGGCCAGCTGCGCGTACCCGGCCGCTACGGTCCGGTGCCGCTGGCGGCGGTCGCCGACATCGAGCCGGGCAGCGGCCCCTCGCAGATCTCGCGCTACCAACGCCAGCGCAACGTCACCCTCACCGCCGAGCTCAACGGCCGGCCACTGGGCGAGGTCATGGACACGGTGCAGAAGCTGCCCAGCGTGCAGCACCTGCCGCCGGGCGTGAGCTTCCTCAACACCGGCGATGCGGAGGTGTTCGTGGAGTTGTTCGTCGGCTTCCTGCTGGCGATGGCCGCCGGCATCGCCTGCATCTACATGGTGCTGCTGCTGCTGTTCAACCACGCGCTGATGCCGATGACGATCCTGATCGCCGTGCCGCTGTGCGCGGGCGGCGCGTTCGGCGCGCTGCTGCTCACCCAGAACATGCTCTCGCTGCCGGCGCTGATCGGTCTGCTGATGCTGATCGGCATCGCCACCAAGAACTCGATCCTGCTGGTGGACTACGCGGTGATCGCCGAGGACGAGCACGGCCTGAGCCAGCACGACGCCCTGATCGACGCCTGCCGCAAGCGCGCCCAGCCGATCATCATGACCACCCTGGCCATGGGCGCGGGCATGATGCCGATCGCGCTGGGCTTCGCCGGCGATTCCAGCTTCCGCGCGCCGATGGCCATCGCCGTGATTGGCGGCCTGGTGACCTCCACGCTGCTGAGCCTGATCGTGATCCCGGCGGCCTTCACCCTGATCGACGACATCGGCGAATGGCTGTCGCGCAAGCTGCGGCGGCGCTCGTCGCATCCGGACGCCAGCGCGGCCTCGCATCCGGGCACCTGA
- a CDS encoding efflux RND transporter periplasmic adaptor subunit, producing the protein MRAPLLRWSLLLAALPLFAACGGAEDKPAEGSSALAVAMTPARAYPLARSVIVSGPVSAYEEMQLGVELSGQRITRLNVDVGQAVKRGQVLLELDHRTLDSEVAQADAAAQQAKAALELAQAKQTRGEKLAASQLISASDLDELRATATQARAQLATARAALDAARLQRDFAELRAPADGVISKRLIQPGQVVSAGSELLRLIRDGRLEWRAELPESQLADVAVGNPVALTYDGQPIAGRVRAVTPGVDAQTRTGTVYADLPAPGPLKPGTFIEGRILTGDGQALMVPSTAIVQRDGHSYVFTPKDKDSVSRRRVRTGQTVQGRTEIVEGLKAGEQVVSEGAGFLGDGDRVRVVEAGKGARAP; encoded by the coding sequence ATGCGTGCGCCACTTCTGCGTTGGTCCCTGCTGCTCGCCGCCCTGCCCCTGTTCGCCGCCTGCGGCGGCGCCGAAGACAAGCCTGCCGAAGGCTCCTCGGCGCTGGCGGTCGCGATGACGCCGGCGCGCGCCTATCCGCTGGCGCGCAGCGTGATCGTGTCCGGCCCGGTGTCGGCGTATGAGGAAATGCAGCTCGGCGTCGAGCTGAGCGGCCAGCGCATCACCCGGTTGAACGTGGATGTCGGCCAGGCGGTGAAGCGGGGCCAGGTCCTGCTGGAACTGGACCACCGCACGCTCGACAGCGAGGTGGCCCAGGCCGACGCCGCCGCCCAGCAGGCCAAGGCCGCGCTGGAGCTGGCGCAGGCCAAGCAGACGCGCGGTGAGAAGCTCGCGGCCTCGCAGCTGATCAGCGCCAGCGACCTGGACGAACTGCGCGCCACCGCGACCCAGGCCAGGGCGCAGCTGGCCACCGCGCGCGCCGCGCTGGACGCGGCCAGGCTGCAGCGCGATTTCGCCGAGCTGCGCGCGCCCGCCGATGGTGTGATCTCCAAGCGCCTGATCCAGCCCGGACAGGTCGTGTCGGCCGGCAGCGAGCTGCTGCGCCTGATCCGCGACGGCCGCCTGGAATGGCGCGCCGAACTGCCCGAATCACAGCTGGCCGACGTGGCCGTCGGCAACCCGGTGGCCCTGACCTACGACGGCCAGCCGATCGCCGGGCGCGTGCGCGCGGTGACCCCGGGCGTGGATGCGCAGACGCGCACCGGCACGGTGTACGCCGACCTGCCGGCACCCGGCCCGCTCAAGCCGGGTACCTTCATCGAGGGCCGCATCCTCACCGGCGACGGCCAGGCGCTGATGGTGCCGAGCACGGCCATCGTCCAGCGCGACGGCCACAGCTACGTGTTCACGCCGAAAGACAAGGACAGCGTGAGCCGCCGGCGCGTGCGCACCGGCCAGACCGTGCAGGGCCGCACCGAGATCGTCGAAGGCCTGAAGGCCGGCGAGCAGGTCGTGTCCGAGGGCGCCGGCTTCCTCGGCGACGGCGACCGCGTGCGCGTGGTCGAGGCCGGCAAGGGAGCGCGCGCACCATGA
- a CDS encoding TetR/AcrR family transcriptional regulator C-terminal domain-containing protein — MRSPLTQDHILQAAFRQLDEAGMEGISLRKLACSLGIRAPSLYWHFKSKQALIDALADALIAEVARDIPQGQDWRTTMHQIASEFRTAFKAHRDGARVFAGTFLATENMLRVGDATIAALLQAGASVEFAASTALDSVYYVMGFVIEEQAMPADPDALEGVQQAFFELAKTRFPHCWAAREVLAEPNFDARFRNGIDLLLDGVEQQIRRQSFVPH, encoded by the coding sequence ATGCGCAGCCCGCTCACGCAGGACCACATTCTCCAGGCGGCGTTTCGTCAGCTCGACGAGGCGGGCATGGAGGGCATCAGCCTGCGCAAGCTGGCGTGCAGCCTGGGGATCCGTGCGCCATCGCTGTACTGGCACTTCAAGAGCAAGCAGGCGCTGATCGATGCGCTGGCCGATGCGCTGATTGCCGAGGTGGCGCGTGACATTCCACAGGGACAGGACTGGCGGACCACGATGCATCAGATCGCAAGCGAGTTCCGCACCGCGTTCAAGGCGCACCGCGATGGCGCGCGCGTGTTCGCGGGCACCTTTTTGGCCACCGAGAACATGCTGCGCGTGGGCGATGCGACCATCGCGGCGCTGCTGCAGGCCGGCGCGTCGGTGGAATTCGCCGCGAGCACGGCGCTGGATTCGGTCTACTACGTGATGGGCTTCGTGATCGAGGAGCAGGCGATGCCGGCCGACCCTGACGCACTGGAAGGCGTACAGCAGGCGTTCTTCGAACTGGCCAAGACGCGCTTCCCGCATTGCTGGGCCGCGCGCGAGGTGCTGGCCGAACCGAACTTCGACGCGCGCTTCCGCAACGGCATCGACCTGCTCCTGGACGGGGTCGAGCAACAGATCCGCAGACAGTCCTTCGTTCCACATTGA
- a CDS encoding integrase, whose protein sequence is MLHPAGVDANGKPKMQRKTYADLDALLSAWRTTWGEAGREGATTVGDLLDGLLSVTVGRVKDGDLAQSTATDYQRRIANLRPIWAKVRIEDVDVPMLYRWRDARGQSGKTQANRERTCLYEAFKLAVNAGVLKDNPVRFLDPFKEKPRTRYVTDAEFNLVYAQATPIVRAAMLLAAVTGLRQGDLLRVRRSDFGDDGLTVGTSKTGAGLVIGWSDGLRRAVVEAVGTRDFIPLVLLSTEDGKPYTGSGFRTLWHRARARALEQAKKDGVVLRTFTFNDLRAKAGSDGRDWNLLGHMDRRTFERIYNRLPRKVAAAR, encoded by the coding sequence ATGCTGCACCCGGCGGGCGTGGACGCCAACGGCAAGCCGAAGATGCAGCGCAAGACCTACGCCGACCTGGACGCCCTGCTGAGCGCTTGGCGCACGACGTGGGGAGAGGCCGGGCGGGAAGGCGCCACGACCGTGGGCGACTTGCTGGATGGCCTGCTGAGCGTCACGGTCGGCAGGGTCAAGGACGGCGACCTGGCCCAATCGACCGCGACCGACTACCAGCGCCGGATCGCGAACCTCAGGCCCATCTGGGCCAAGGTCCGCATCGAGGACGTCGACGTGCCGATGCTGTACCGCTGGCGCGACGCGCGCGGCCAGAGCGGCAAGACCCAGGCCAACCGTGAGCGGACGTGCCTCTATGAGGCGTTCAAGCTGGCCGTGAACGCCGGCGTCCTGAAGGACAACCCGGTGCGCTTCCTCGATCCGTTCAAGGAGAAGCCGCGCACGCGCTACGTGACCGACGCCGAGTTCAACCTGGTCTACGCCCAGGCCACCCCGATCGTGCGCGCCGCGATGCTGCTGGCGGCCGTGACCGGCCTGCGCCAGGGAGACCTGCTGCGCGTGCGGCGCAGCGACTTCGGCGACGACGGCCTGACGGTGGGCACCAGCAAGACCGGCGCCGGCCTGGTCATCGGCTGGTCGGATGGGCTGCGCCGGGCCGTGGTCGAGGCCGTCGGCACGCGGGACTTCATCCCCCTGGTGCTGCTCTCCACCGAGGACGGCAAGCCCTACACCGGGAGCGGCTTCCGGACGCTCTGGCACCGGGCGCGCGCGCGGGCGCTTGAGCAGGCGAAGAAGGACGGCGTGGTCCTGCGCACCTTCACCTTCAACGACCTGCGGGCCAAGGCCGGCAGCGATGGCCGGGACTGGAATCTGCTGGGCCACATGGACCGCCGCACCTTCGAGCGGATCTACAACCGGCTGCCCCGGAAGGTCGCCGCGGCGCGCTAA
- a CDS encoding DUF4224 domain-containing protein, whose amino-acid sequence MSESTHLTPAEIQEASGAHHKVKQMAWFLQLGVPAVLGADGKVKVLRAAYHAKMMPSGTVTRTRAKTEPRLDLLKKAG is encoded by the coding sequence ATGAGCGAGTCAACCCACCTCACGCCGGCCGAGATCCAGGAGGCCAGCGGCGCGCACCACAAGGTGAAGCAGATGGCCTGGTTCCTACAGCTCGGTGTGCCGGCGGTTCTCGGCGCTGACGGCAAGGTCAAGGTGCTGCGCGCCGCCTACCATGCCAAGATGATGCCCAGCGGCACCGTGACGCGCACGCGCGCGAAAACCGAACCCCGACTGGATCTGCTGAAGAAGGCCGGCTGA
- a CDS encoding DnaJ domain-containing protein, with product MAVDAFPLQWPAGWKRTPANRRERGSFDTAFAKARDGLMAEIGRMGGRLPVLSSNMVLRRDGLPYAQQPRIEDPGIAVYFGYKGQQMCFACDRYATVEANTQAIRKTIEALRGIERWGASDMMERAFTGFAQLAAPADVRTWWQVLDVFPEASASDIRAQYQRLRARHHPDRGGKPEDFRAVQTAYEQAVKEGRA from the coding sequence ATGGCCGTTGACGCATTCCCCTTGCAGTGGCCAGCCGGCTGGAAGCGCACGCCTGCGAATCGCCGCGAGCGCGGCAGCTTCGACACCGCTTTCGCCAAGGCGCGTGACGGCCTGATGGCCGAGATCGGCCGCATGGGCGGCAGGCTGCCGGTGCTGTCCAGCAACATGGTACTGCGCCGCGACGGACTCCCCTACGCCCAGCAGCCGCGCATCGAAGACCCGGGGATCGCCGTCTACTTCGGCTACAAGGGCCAACAGATGTGCTTCGCCTGCGACCGATACGCGACCGTCGAGGCCAACACCCAAGCGATCCGGAAGACGATCGAGGCGCTGCGCGGCATCGAGCGGTGGGGCGCCTCGGACATGATGGAGCGCGCGTTCACTGGCTTCGCCCAGTTGGCCGCGCCGGCCGACGTTCGAACCTGGTGGCAGGTGCTGGACGTGTTCCCTGAAGCGTCTGCGTCTGACATCAGGGCTCAGTATCAACGCCTGCGCGCGCGCCATCACCCGGACCGCGGCGGCAAGCCGGAAGACTTCCGTGCGGTCCAGACCGCCTACGAGCAGGCAGTGAAGGAAGGGCGAGCATGA
- a CDS encoding NUMOD4 domain-containing protein, with the protein MHIPDEAVEEWRDIPGWEGLYRVSSAGRIFSIRKQQIIKSHLQSTGRQFVSLYRAGKGKNMGVHRIVCEAFHGPPQGKQECNHIDGDPLNNTPGNLEWCSRSYNQLHAIYLLGHLRKRVACYDQVTGEKIAEYPSMASAEEFGFDSGKISQCVSGKRKLHGGLKWLSLEDEASYKTTLKYPRPSTIALKEPQP; encoded by the coding sequence ATGCACATCCCAGACGAAGCGGTGGAGGAGTGGCGAGACATACCTGGCTGGGAGGGTCTTTATCGCGTCTCCAGCGCTGGGCGCATCTTTTCAATCCGGAAGCAACAAATCATCAAGAGCCATCTGCAGAGCACTGGGCGGCAATTCGTTTCGCTATATAGAGCCGGAAAGGGCAAGAACATGGGAGTCCATAGAATCGTTTGCGAGGCTTTCCACGGCCCTCCGCAAGGGAAGCAGGAATGCAACCACATCGACGGAGACCCACTAAACAACACTCCCGGCAACCTGGAGTGGTGTAGCCGAAGCTACAACCAACTGCATGCGATCTACCTTCTCGGCCACTTGAGAAAGAGGGTGGCCTGCTACGACCAAGTAACTGGAGAGAAGATCGCCGAGTACCCGTCAATGGCATCCGCTGAGGAGTTCGGATTCGACAGCGGAAAGATAAGCCAATGCGTTAGTGGGAAGCGGAAGCTGCATGGCGGACTCAAGTGGCTCTCATTGGAGGATGAGGCTTCCTACAAAACAACCCTCAAGTATCCGAGACCCTCAACCATTGCCCTCAAGGAGCCGCAGCCGTGA
- the ssb gene encoding single-stranded DNA-binding protein: protein MSRGINKVILVGNLGNDPDTKYTQSGMAVTRISLATTSVRKDKEGDQQERTEWHRVVFFGKLGEIAGEYLRKGSQVYVEGELRYDKYTGQDGVEKYTTDIVCNEMQMLGGRGDGQQQGRSSSTGSRGGAPQRERPQRATDQPRDYFTDDDIPFLTNRGSW, encoded by the coding sequence ATGAGCCGAGGTATCAACAAGGTCATCCTGGTGGGCAACCTGGGCAATGACCCGGACACTAAGTACACGCAAAGCGGCATGGCCGTCACCCGGATCAGCCTGGCGACCACCAGCGTCCGCAAGGACAAAGAAGGAGACCAGCAGGAGCGGACCGAATGGCACCGTGTGGTGTTCTTCGGGAAGCTCGGTGAGATCGCCGGTGAATACCTGCGCAAGGGTTCGCAGGTCTACGTCGAGGGCGAGCTGCGCTACGACAAGTACACCGGCCAGGACGGCGTGGAGAAGTACACCACCGACATCGTGTGCAACGAGATGCAGATGCTCGGCGGACGTGGCGACGGCCAGCAGCAAGGCCGCTCCAGCTCCACCGGCAGCCGAGGCGGCGCTCCGCAGCGTGAGAGGCCGCAGCGGGCGACCGATCAGCCGCGTGATTACTTCACCGACGACGACATTCCCTTCCTAACCAACCGCGGGAGCTGGTGA
- a CDS encoding ATP-binding protein, whose amino-acid sequence MALRITAATDPITVDRLNVCIYAAPGLGKTSLAFTAEAPLLLDFDQGAHRAANRKDTVRVSSWTDVASITDDDLAAYKTVIVDTAGRALDILTADIIRRDAKKGRGGALTLQGYGSLKAEFVAWLKHLNTLGKDVVLIAHMDEQRNGDEIIERLDVQGGSKGEIYKAADAMGRLVIRDGKRWLNFSPTDAAFGKNPGQLDPLMVPPKDSPEFDTFLATVIAEIKAKLNALTEDQRKAQGVLDKWRASLNDVEDLEGINGLVAEAKEAPKAVKALIHDRATKLGFVADRKAGNYTAAQAA is encoded by the coding sequence ATGGCCCTTCGCATCACTGCCGCAACCGATCCGATCACCGTTGACCGCCTGAACGTGTGCATCTATGCCGCGCCTGGTCTCGGCAAGACTTCCCTCGCCTTCACTGCCGAAGCCCCGCTGCTGCTGGACTTCGATCAGGGCGCCCACCGCGCGGCCAATCGAAAGGACACGGTGCGGGTGTCCTCTTGGACTGACGTGGCCAGCATCACCGACGACGACCTGGCGGCCTATAAGACCGTCATCGTGGACACTGCCGGCCGGGCGCTGGACATCCTGACGGCCGACATCATCCGGCGAGACGCCAAGAAGGGGCGCGGCGGTGCGCTGACGCTCCAGGGCTACGGCAGCCTCAAGGCAGAGTTCGTTGCCTGGCTCAAGCACCTCAACACGCTGGGCAAGGATGTCGTGCTGATTGCCCACATGGACGAGCAGCGCAACGGTGACGAAATCATCGAGCGTCTGGACGTTCAGGGCGGCAGTAAGGGCGAGATCTACAAGGCGGCTGACGCAATGGGCCGGCTGGTCATCCGTGATGGCAAGCGCTGGCTGAACTTCAGCCCGACCGATGCGGCGTTCGGAAAGAACCCGGGGCAGCTTGACCCGCTCATGGTGCCGCCGAAGGACTCGCCGGAGTTCGACACGTTCCTGGCCACGGTCATCGCCGAGATCAAGGCGAAGCTCAACGCGCTCACAGAGGACCAGCGCAAGGCGCAGGGAGTGTTGGACAAGTGGCGCGCGTCACTGAACGACGTGGAGGATCTGGAAGGCATCAATGGGCTCGTGGCCGAGGCGAAGGAGGCTCCCAAGGCCGTCAAGGCGCTGATCCATGACCGAGCCACCAAGTTGGGCTTTGTTGCCGACCGCAAGGCCGGCAACTACACCGCCGCACAAGCCGCCTGA
- a CDS encoding Cro/CI family transcriptional regulator, with protein MDNPADPIKAAIDAVGTQSALAAALGIKTPSISEWKERGKVPAARVLDVERLTGVSRHELRPDIFGPAPAPKGEAA; from the coding sequence ATGGACAATCCCGCAGACCCGATCAAGGCCGCTATCGACGCGGTAGGCACCCAGTCGGCCCTCGCGGCCGCCTTGGGGATCAAGACTCCATCGATCAGCGAATGGAAGGAGCGGGGCAAGGTCCCCGCTGCAAGAGTGCTGGATGTCGAGCGCCTGACGGGCGTCTCCCGCCACGAACTCCGCCCCGACATCTTCGGCCCCGCCCCGGCCCCGAAGGGGGAGGCGGCCTGA